The Bradysia coprophila strain Holo2 unplaced genomic scaffold, BU_Bcop_v1 contig_151, whole genome shotgun sequence genome contains a region encoding:
- the LOC119074467 gene encoding splicing factor 3B subunit 2: MDDNSNKRQTRSMMHSMAEHEIEMMHQMMSVPPPNPPGVSPNIPPTRVMPPPPLLPTLPPINAMPNPNWSDDIPASADNGNANELPSLMSMKVDKPDDMKSKSPSEVILPKALEDVFAFKDQLAGELGRTDGELPIDVTEKSQKNQQGVISTEYGDVDGDSDDDDLQTVEQVTSTVQGRLDKNKKKKRRKKQNRQKRQATQRDSDDKRFDKVAESDQEKNGSTEDVAIEYVPDKITVAELAPMYRQFYRVFEIFKLEDKPSAQQLAAAALDEKNNQIKKDKEKAIDDDDIEMDEEKKEDKEKLSKRKLKKLTRLSVAELKQLVNRPDVVEMHDVTARDPKLLVQLKAHRNTVQVPRHWCFKRKYLQGKRGIEKPPFDLPAFIKKTGIMEMRASLQEKDEAKTLKAKMRERARPKMGKIDIDYQKLHDAFFKWQTKPRMTIHGDLYYEGKEFETRLKEKKPGDLSEELRTALGMPIGPNCHKIPPPWLIAQQRYGPPPSYPNLKIPGLNAPIPEGTSFGYHAGGWGKPPVDEKGKPLYGDVFGTSSMDPDSGVEEGDIDRNMWGELESESEESSEEEEEEGEDLGDATDESGLVTPAEGLVTPSGLTSIPAGMETPDTIELRKKKIENEMEDNETPVLYQVLPEKRTDRIGASMMGSTHVYDMTTAAGKAANANLTTHRGGAPIDREGMVELALDPSELDMDNDAMAQRYEQQMREQQSHLQKEDLSDMLAEHVARQKSKRKRQQGTDPSSKQTKKYKEFKF; the protein is encoded by the exons ATGGATGACAACAGCAACAAG CGTCAAACGCGGTCAATGATGCACTCAATGGCTGAACATGAGATTGAAATGATGCATCAAATGATGTCCGTGCCGCCACCAAATCCACCCGGTGTGTCTCCAAATATTCCACCGACGCGAGTTATGCCACCTCCACCGTTACTGCCGACACTGCCACCGATAAATGCTATGCCCAATCCGAATTGGAGCGACGACATACCAGCATCAGCGGACAATGGAAATGCAAACGAGTTGCCATCGTTGATGTCAATGAAGGTGGACAAGCCCGATGATATGAAAAGCAAAAGTCCCAGCGAAGTGATACTTCCCAAGGCTTTGGAAGATGTATTCGCCTTTAAGGATCAACTGGCTGGTGAGTTGGGCCGCACGGATGGTGAACTGCCAATTGATGTGACGGAAAAGAGTCAAAAAAATCAGCAAGGAGTCATCAGCACCGAATATGGCGACGTGGATGGTGATTCGGATGATGATGATCTGCAAACGGTAGAACAAGTTACGTCCACTGTGCAAGGTCGATTGGATAAGAATAAGAAAAAGAAGCGGCGTAAGAAGCAAAATCGACAAAAGCGTCAAGCCACACAGCGTGATAGCGACGATAAACGATTCGATAAAGTAGCTGAGAGCGACCAAGAGAAAAATGGTTCCACTGAGGATGTGGCCATCGAATACGTTCCGGACAAGATAACGGTAGCTGAATTGGCTCCGATGTATCGTCAATTCTATCGTGTTTTCGAAATCTTCAAACTTGAGGACAAACCGTCAGCACAGCAGCTTGCAGCGGCTGCATTAGATGAAAAGaacaatcaaatcaaaaaggACAAAGAGAAGGCAATCGATGACGACGACATCGAAATGGACGAGGAGAAGAAGGAAGACAAGGAGAAATTGTCGAAGAGGAAACTGAAGAAGTTGACCCGGCTTAGTGTTGCCGAATTGAAGCAGCTGGTAAATCGGCCGGATGTCGTTGAAATGCATGACGTTACCGCACGCGATCCGAAattattggtccaattgaaggCACATCGAAACACCGTTCAGGTGCCGCGCCATTGGTGCTTCAAACGGAAATATTTGCAAGGGAAACGAGGTATCGAGAAGCCACCGTTCGATTTGCCGgcatttataaagaaaactGGCATTATGGAGATGCGAGCGTCGTTGCAGGAAAAGGATGAAGCGAAGACGTTGAAGGCAAAGATGAGAGAACGAGCTAgaccgaaaatgggaaaaattgACATTGACTACCAGAAATTGCACGACGCATTCTTTAA ATGGCAAACTAAACCGAGGATGACCATCCACGGCGATTTGTATTACGAGGGAAAGGAGTTCGAGACAAGATTGAAAGAGAAGAAACCAGGAGACTTGTCCGAAGAGCTGCGCACTGCATTGGGCATGCCGATCGGACCGAATTGTCACAAGATTCCACCACCATGGTTGATCGCACAACAGCGATATGGACCGCCGCCCAGTtatccaaatttgaaaattcccGGCTTAAATGCTCCAATACCGGAAGGCACTTCATTCGGATATCATGCAGGCGGTTGGGGTAAGCCACCTGTTGACGAAAAAGGAAAACCGTTGTACGGTGACGTATTCGGAACGAGTTCAATGGATCCAGAT AGCGGAGTCGAGGAAGGTGACATTGATCGCAATATGTGGGGTGAACTGGAATCGGAATCCGAAGAATCATCCGAAGAAGAAGAGGAGGAGGGTGAAGATTTGGGTGATGCAACTGATGAAAGTGGATTGGTGACACCAGCCGAAGGATTGGTAACACCATCTGGATTGACTAGTATTCCGGCTGGAATGGAAACGCCCGACACCATCGAATTGAGAAAGAAGAAGATCGAAAACGAAATGGAAGA CAATGAAACGCCAGTATTGTACCAAGTGCTACCCGAAAAACGTACCGATCGTATCGGTGCTTCGATGATGGGCTCAACGCATGTGTACGACATGACGACTGCTGCCGGCAAAGCAGCAAATGCGAATCTTACCACACATCGCGGAGGAGCGCCCATCGATCGtgaaggtatggtcgaattgGCGCTGGATCCATCCGAATTGGACATGGACAATGATGCAATGGCCCAACGATACGAACAACAAATGCGAGAGCAACAGAGTCACCTTCAGAAGGAAGATCTGTCGGATATGTTGGCTGAGCATGTGGCCAGACAGAAATCGAAACGTAAGCGACAGCAGGGAACCGATCCGTCGTCGAAGCAGACAAAGAAATACAAagaatttaagttttaa